The genomic region CTGCCGGTGGAGGCGGTGCTGCGCACCGCGCTGCGCCTGCTGCGGGCTGAGCCATCGGCCGCCGGACTGGATCGAAGTGTAGGAGTCGGTTAGCTTTCGCCCCATCATTCCGGCACCGCCCGGCTTGCAGGGCGGCTGGTCAACGCGCCTCGCCCGGCTGTGCGGGAGTCGATTTTCGACCGAGCCACGGTGGGGCGATTTTGACATTCAGGGGCGGTCTTCACTCATATCCGAGAATGTGAATGATGGTACGTTGTCTGATCCTGACAGCGCTGACGCTCGCGCTCACCGCGGCTGGGGCCGGTGCGCAGGAAGGGATGACGGCCGCCACTGAAGCGCTGATCCAGCCGGGCGATCAAGTTGTCCTCACCATCTGGCGCGAGCCGGACCTGAGCGGGACTTTCACCGTGGACGCCGACGGGATGGTGTCGTTGCCGCGCGTGGGACCGGTAAAGGCGTCGGAAATGACCGGCCTGGAGCTGCAGAGCCACGTGCGCGAGGTGCTCACCCGCTACCTGCGCAACCCGTCGATCGAGATCCGCGTCCTGCGACGGGTCGGTGTGCAGGGTGAGGTGCTGCGCCCCGGTCTCTACATGATCGACCTCACCACCACCCTGCGAGAGGTGATCTCCGAGGCCGGCGGGATCACGGAGTTCGGCAACCCCGAACGGATTTCCATCATCCGCGATGGTGAGCGGATCCCCATCGGTAGCGGCGCCAGCGCTCGCTTCGTGGGCGTTGAGCTTCAGTCCGGAGACCAGGTTCTGGTCGGCCGCCGGAGCTGGTTCGAGTTGAACTCACTCGCCATAGTCAGCACGGCCGCCGTGGTCGTCTCGGTGGCGGTCCCCCTGCTGCGCTCCGCCTTCTGATGCGCACGACCTCCGAGGCGGTCGACATCCGCGAGTTCGCCCTCGCTCTGCGACGGGAGTGGCGCTGGGTGGCCGGCGGCGTGATCGTCGGCCTCCTCCTCGCCGTCCTGGTCCTCCTCTTCGTGCGGCCCCGGTACCAGGCCAGCGCGACCGTGCTGCTCCGCACCCAGATCACCCATCCGGGCTCGCTGATGAGCTCGAGCGGAGGAGGGGAAGGGGAGGGGACTTCGGTGTCGCTCGGTGGGCTGGCCGAGATGTTCTCGATGGACACCGGCTTCGAGACCGAGATGGAGATCCTGGGCAGCCGTGCCGTGGTCGGCGCGGTGGTCGACTCCCTGGGACTCCAGGCGCGCGTGCTGAAGCCGTGGGGTACGCCGCTCCGCGACATCATCGCTTCCGCCCATATCCCGACCGACCTGGAGACGATCGAGCTGGAATTCGAGCGGACGGCGAACGGTTACCGGGTTGAGGGGGAAGGGGTGCGGGCGACCGCCAGGCCTGGCGAGCCCTTCGAGGTGGCGGGGGCGCGGCTGACGTTGCGGCCGGAACTGCCGGACGAATTCACCCTCGAGTTGACCTCGCGGCAGGACGCGGTCAAGCGGACGCTCGCGGCGCTCAACGTGGAGCGCGCCGGCGGAAACGTGGCCGAGCTGACCTATCGCGATGTCGACCCGCACACCGCCGCGGGCGTCGCCAACGCCATCATCGACAAGTACATGCTCCGCCGCACCACCACGGACCGGAGCACCAACCGTCGCCGCTACGAGTTCCTGCGGAGCCACACCGACAGCATCGCCACACAGCTCCAGCTGGCCAGCGAAGAGTTGCGGCGTCACCAGGAGCAGAGTGGCCTGCTCAGCCCCGAGGTGCGCACCGAGGCGGAGGTGGAGCAGGCGATGGCGCTGAAGAGCCGGCGGCAGGAGCTGGAGATCGACGCGCGGGCGCTGGCCCAGATCCTTGCCCTCGGCGAGCAGGGCACGCTCGACGCGCACGCGGTGGCCTCCTACCCGACGCTGATCCAGAACGCCGCGGTCAACCAGCTGCTCGCGCGCCTGTCCGACCTGGAGGCGCAGCGCACCGAGCTGCTCGATCGACGTACCCCCGAAGATCCCGACGTGCAGCTGGTGGAGCTGGAGATCGGGCAGACACAGCAGCGCATCGTAGAGATCGCCCGCTCCTTCCAGGCCGGGGTCGCGCGGCAGATCGCCGAAGTGGATCGCGAGCTGGCACGCTCGCAGGCGCAGCTGGCCGCGCTGCCGGAGGCGGTCGAGCGCAGCCTGCAGCTCGAGCGCGAGGTCGATCGCCTCTCGGAGACGCTGGTGGCCCTGCAGACCCAGCTCGTTCAGGCTCGGCTGGCGGCCATCGCCGAGGGCGGCGACCTGATGCAGATCGATACCGCGGAGCCGCCGCGGCGGCCGCTCTACCCGCGCGCCCCCATCACGCTCGCGCTGGGCCTGTTCGGCGGGCTCTTCTTCGGGGTGGTCAGCGCCATCGGCAACGGCTCCCTGGGCCGGCGGGTGCACGATCCGTTGCAGATCGAGCGGCTCACGGGGATACCGGCGGTCCTGCTGCGGCACGATGCGCCGCTGCTGCTCCGCGACGTCGACACCGCGCGCAGCATCCTGGTGGTGGCGGCCGATCGGGAGAGCAGGGCGCTACCCGCAGCGCGCCGGCTGGCGGCCACCGGCGCGCTGCGCGGGCGCACCGTCGTCCTGGCCGACCTCGAGGATGTGCACCACCTGCCCACCGGGGAGATGGCCAGCGCTGCCGCCGACGCGGCAAGGGACGCAGCGGAGGCAGACGCGGAGGTGGATGGTGGGCTGTCCCGGGTGCCGGGTAGCGAGGCCCTGGGCGGCGAGGCTTCACCTCGCAAAGCGCCGCCTGGTAAAGGGTTGACAGCCAGGGCGGGCGCCGACGCGTCGGGCGTACCGACCAGCTCCCACGCGCTGGAGCCGACGCCGGAGCCCCAGGGGGGTGGCTACCTGCTCTTCCGTCCGAACGGAAACCTGCGGATGGGTGCCCGCCCGCTGCTGGACCGGCTGGAGGAGCGGGGCTCGCTGGTCGTTGCCGCTCTGCCGCCCCCGGATCAGGCGGTGACCGCCGCCCTGGTCGAGTCGGGCCGCAGCGTAGCGGTCGTGGTGCGCGCGGGCAAGACCACCCGCGCCTCGCTCGAGGAAGTGCTCCAGGCGCTCGCGCGCATGGACGTCGACGTCTCGGGCGTCATCCTGGACCGAGGCAAGGGACTCCGCGGGTGATGGCCACGCGTGCGGTCGAGGCTGGGTTCAAGCGGCCCGCGACGGGCCGGCGGGGCGTCGTGGAGGCCCGCGCTGAGCCCGAGGTCGTCTCGCCGAGTCGCGCGCAGAAGGCGGTGCTCCTCTTCCTGGTGACCTTCCTGATCGTCTTCCCCAAGGGAGGCATCAAAGTCGGAGGGGTGCCGATCACCTGGGGATATTTAGGGATGGGCCTGGTCTCGCTCTGGCTGCCGTACGCGCTGCTCGCCAGGCGCGCCGCTCCTCTGCGAACGGCGCGCCTGGTCGCAATGGGGATGCTGGTGCCGTTCCTGGCGGTGAGCTGGGGCGGAATCCTGGCGCACGGGGCGATGGACACCGGGTTCGCTCTTTCCTTCGTCACCACCTTCTTCGTCATCCCACCGGTCATGCTGATCGTGCTGGGGATGCACATCGACCGCATCGACCTGGACCTGCTCCTGCGCGCGGTGCGGATGGCGGTGCTCCTGGTATCCGCCTATGGCATCTTCCTCTTCTTCTACAAGCTCGCCACCGACAGCTTCATCGAGATCCCGTACCTGACTGTGAACGCGGGCGACGTGGGCGAGCTGGAAGGCAAATCGATCGATCGCGGCGGCGTCTTCAAGCTCATCTCCACCTATAACAACGGGAACGTGTACGGGATCTCGCTGTTGATGCTCCTGCCCCTGTACACGTTCTTGGAGAAGCGGCTGAGTAGCGTGCTGACGGTGAAGGCCTCGCTGGTGCTGACTCTCTCACGCACCGTGTGGGCGGGGTTGGTGGTTTACGAGGTGCTCAGCCGCCTGTACGTTCGTCGCCCAACGTGGAAGACGGTGGCGGCGATTGCGGGTTGGGTCTCCCTGGCGGCGGTGGGGGTCTGGTATGCTCTGGACCTGCTGGATCGCGACCTCGGCTTCCTCTTCGACCGCACCCTGGGAGGGCGCATCGACCAGGTGCGCTACCTGTTCGAGGCCAGCCTGCTCCCCGCCCGGCCGTTCGACGTGATTCAGGAGATGATCTACCTTTCGGTGGTGGATTATTTCGGGTTGGTGGGCCTGCTGACCTTCCTGGTCGGGCTGACGGGTCCGCTGGTGCTGCACCTGGCACGCTTTCTTCCGCACTGGGAGACCGAGTACAAGAGGAGCCTGGCCGTCGGATTGATCGTGTACCTGTTCGTGGCGATCTCCGACGGGGCGTTGCTGTACATTCCGGTGATGGCGATCTACTGGTTCGTGGTTTCTCTGCTGCTCTCGAACAATCCGAGCTTCCGGGACTTCGTGCCTGCCGGCCGGCGCGCGGGGACGGCATGAACCGCACGCCTCGCGTCTACGTCCTGCTGCTGAACTGGTGCGGCTGGCGGGACACGATCGAGTGCCTGGAGAGCGTATTCCGGCAGGCCTACGCGGATTACCGCGTCGTGGTCTGCGACAACGATTCTCCGGATGGGTCGGTCGATCACATCCGGGCGTGGGCCGAGGGCCGGGAGATCGCGGCCGTGCCGGAGGGACACCCGCTGCGCCACCTCTCCGATCCTCCCGCGGCGAAGCCCATCCCCCTGGCCGAATACGATCGCGAGCAGGCCGAGCGCGGCGGCGACCCGGGGCTCGATCCGCCGCTGGTGCTGATCCACACGGGCGGCAACCTGGGCTTCGCCGGCGGGAACAACGTGGGCTTGCGCTACGCGCTCGCGCGTGGCGATGCCGACTACGTCTGGCTGCTGAACAACGACACCGTGGTCGCCCCGGATGCCCTGGCGACGATGGTGGCGCGCGTCGAGGCGGGCGAGCGGGTGGGAATGGCGGGGGCGAAGCTCCTCTACTATGACGAGCCGCGGCGGGTGCAGGCGATCGCCGGTGGGCTGCTCACCCCGTGGCAGGGGTTGGCCACCCACCTGGGGAGCGACGAGCAGGATGACCAGAGTCGCTGGACCGACCCGGTGGAGGTCGATGTGGTGCTCGGCGCCTGCCTGCTGGTGCGCCGCACGCTGATCGAGGAGGTGGGGCTGCTGGACGAGGAGTACTTCATGTACTCCGAGGAGATGGACTGGTGCTGGCGGGCGCGGCGGCGCGGATGGAAGCTCATCTATGCTCCAGGGAGCGTGGTCTGGCACAAAGTGGGGAGGAGTGCGGGGCAGGGCAGCCCCTTCCAGGACTATCACGCGGCGCTGGGCACCCTGCTGTTCGTGCGCAAGAACTTTCCGCGGCTCGCGCCGATCGCCATGGCTTATGGCCTCTACCGGATGCTGCTCCCCAAGATCGTACGGCTCGAGCCGGCGCGGGCACTGGCGGTGATGCGCGCGTACCGGGACTACCTGGGGCGCTCGCGCGGCGCGCGCCCCCGCGCGACGTGACCGGGGCGATCGAGACATCGCGCTCCCGGCCGGGCCGGATGGACGGTATCGTCATCGGTGCGCTCGAGTCCGAGCTCCCCGCGGGCGGCGGAATCCAGCGCTATGCCGCGGGCCTGGTTCCGGAGCTGCTCGCCCTGGAGGAGAGGGCGGTCGCGTTGGTGGCGTCGCCCGCCGTGGGCGAGGCCTTCGGCGAGCGCGCCGTGGTTGCCCGTCCGCGGCGGATGGCGCGCGGCAACTTCGTCGGCAACCTGCTGCGGGTGACGTGGCACCAGACCGCCCTGCCGCGCCTCCTCCGTGAGCGAGGGGCGCGACTCTTCTACTCCACCACCACCGACGGGATGCTGGCGCCCGCCTGCCCGCAGGTCGTCACCGTGCACGATCTCATCCCCCTGCTCCATCCCCGCTCCGCGCCCCGCCTCCAGTACCACTTCCGCTACGTGGTTCCCCGCATCGTGCGCGCTTCCGCGGCCGTCGTGGCCATGTCCAAGGCAACGCGTGCCGACCTCGAGCGCTTCTATGGCGTTCCCGGGGAGCGGGTGCACGTGGTCCACCAGGGATATCGCAGCGAGGTCTTCCACACCGGCGCGGTGAAGGCCAGCCGCGAGGTCGCGCGCCGCTTCGGCCTCGGGCGGTACTTCCTCGCCACGGCTGACGGGCGATCGTACAAGAACATCCCCCGGGTGATCGAGGCTTTTGCGCGGCTGCTGCGGAATGAGCCGTCGAGCGATAACCCGGCACGGAACGGCGAGCGAGAGGTTCGCTCGGCAGGTGACCTCGTGCGAGGAGACGGCGGAGTAGACAACGGTCCGGGACGGGGCGACGTCCAGCTCGCTCTGGTCGGGCGCAGCAGCCGCAAGGAGGTCGACCTGCCGGCCCTGGCCGCCGAGTTGGGCGTGGCGGACCGCACCCGCTTCCTCGGGTTCGTCACCGACGAGGAGCTGGCCGCGCTATATGCCGGGGCCGAGGCGTTCGTCTTCCCGTCGCTGTACGAGGGGTTCGGCATCCCCCCGCTGGAGGCGATGGCCTGCGGTTGTCCGGTGATCGTGGCGGAGCGCGCGTCGCTCCCCGAGGTGTGCGGAGACGCCGCGCTGTACGTGGATCCCGAGCGGATGGACGATATCGCGGCGGCGATGGGGCGTATCCTCGCCGAGCCGGAGCTACGCGCCGGGCTTGCGAGGCGGGGTCCAGAGCGCGCGGCACACTTCAGCTACCGCACCGCGGCGGCGGCAATCCGCGAGGTTCTACACGCCGTCGCGGAGCGGTGCGGAGGGGTGCCGGTATGAGCGGGCCCGAGCCGACCCCGACACCGCCGGTGGCGGGGCTGACGCGCGGGAGTCTGCTCGCGCGCAATGCCGTGCTGAATCTGCTGGGGCAGGGCGCGCCGATGCTGGTGGCACTGGTCGCCATCCCGGTGCTGATCGCGGCACTCGGAACCGAGCGCTTCGGCGTGCTGACC from Longimicrobiaceae bacterium harbors:
- a CDS encoding Wzz/FepE/Etk N-terminal domain-containing protein, with the translated sequence MRTTSEAVDIREFALALRREWRWVAGGVIVGLLLAVLVLLFVRPRYQASATVLLRTQITHPGSLMSSSGGGEGEGTSVSLGGLAEMFSMDTGFETEMEILGSRAVVGAVVDSLGLQARVLKPWGTPLRDIIASAHIPTDLETIELEFERTANGYRVEGEGVRATARPGEPFEVAGARLTLRPELPDEFTLELTSRQDAVKRTLAALNVERAGGNVAELTYRDVDPHTAAGVANAIIDKYMLRRTTTDRSTNRRRYEFLRSHTDSIATQLQLASEELRRHQEQSGLLSPEVRTEAEVEQAMALKSRRQELEIDARALAQILALGEQGTLDAHAVASYPTLIQNAAVNQLLARLSDLEAQRTELLDRRTPEDPDVQLVELEIGQTQQRIVEIARSFQAGVARQIAEVDRELARSQAQLAALPEAVERSLQLEREVDRLSETLVALQTQLVQARLAAIAEGGDLMQIDTAEPPRRPLYPRAPITLALGLFGGLFFGVVSAIGNGSLGRRVHDPLQIERLTGIPAVLLRHDAPLLLRDVDTARSILVVAADRESRALPAARRLAATGALRGRTVVLADLEDVHHLPTGEMASAAADAARDAAEADAEVDGGLSRVPGSEALGGEASPRKAPPGKGLTARAGADASGVPTSSHALEPTPEPQGGGYLLFRPNGNLRMGARPLLDRLEERGSLVVAALPPPDQAVTAALVESGRSVAVVVRAGKTTRASLEEVLQALARMDVDVSGVILDRGKGLRG
- a CDS encoding glycosyltransferase family 2 protein — translated: MNRTPRVYVLLLNWCGWRDTIECLESVFRQAYADYRVVVCDNDSPDGSVDHIRAWAEGREIAAVPEGHPLRHLSDPPAAKPIPLAEYDREQAERGGDPGLDPPLVLIHTGGNLGFAGGNNVGLRYALARGDADYVWLLNNDTVVAPDALATMVARVEAGERVGMAGAKLLYYDEPRRVQAIAGGLLTPWQGLATHLGSDEQDDQSRWTDPVEVDVVLGACLLVRRTLIEEVGLLDEEYFMYSEEMDWCWRARRRGWKLIYAPGSVVWHKVGRSAGQGSPFQDYHAALGTLLFVRKNFPRLAPIAMAYGLYRMLLPKIVRLEPARALAVMRAYRDYLGRSRGARPRAT
- a CDS encoding glycosyltransferase family 1 protein translates to MDGIVIGALESELPAGGGIQRYAAGLVPELLALEERAVALVASPAVGEAFGERAVVARPRRMARGNFVGNLLRVTWHQTALPRLLRERGARLFYSTTTDGMLAPACPQVVTVHDLIPLLHPRSAPRLQYHFRYVVPRIVRASAAVVAMSKATRADLERFYGVPGERVHVVHQGYRSEVFHTGAVKASREVARRFGLGRYFLATADGRSYKNIPRVIEAFARLLRNEPSSDNPARNGEREVRSAGDLVRGDGGVDNGPGRGDVQLALVGRSSRKEVDLPALAAELGVADRTRFLGFVTDEELAALYAGAEAFVFPSLYEGFGIPPLEAMACGCPVIVAERASLPEVCGDAALYVDPERMDDIAAAMGRILAEPELRAGLARRGPERAAHFSYRTAAAAIREVLHAVAERCGGVPV
- a CDS encoding polysaccharide biosynthesis/export family protein, whose translation is MMVRCLILTALTLALTAAGAGAQEGMTAATEALIQPGDQVVLTIWREPDLSGTFTVDADGMVSLPRVGPVKASEMTGLELQSHVREVLTRYLRNPSIEIRVLRRVGVQGEVLRPGLYMIDLTTTLREVISEAGGITEFGNPERISIIRDGERIPIGSGASARFVGVELQSGDQVLVGRRSWFELNSLAIVSTAAVVVSVAVPLLRSAF